One region of Deinococcus planocerae genomic DNA includes:
- a CDS encoding Crp/Fnr family transcriptional regulator: protein MMSGAFGALPQETLAQVMAAARIGRWARGGLLFHPEDPAETLHVLTRGSVRLYRLGAAAREVTLDVHGPGSLLGASALLPGERYGMYAEAMDDTESLMLGRETLTRLTRAHPAVGVALTEQITRQTRGVQERLSGLVFMEVSQRLALALLALAEREGTWPEGGVLALRERVSHQDLAHVVGSTRETITKLLGDFRARGLLDLGYRRIILTDRAGLIHASREPLR from the coding sequence ATGATGTCCGGTGCATTCGGAGCGTTGCCCCAGGAGACGCTCGCGCAGGTGATGGCGGCGGCGCGCATAGGCCGCTGGGCGCGGGGGGGGCTGCTCTTTCATCCCGAGGACCCGGCGGAGACGCTGCACGTGCTCACGCGCGGGAGCGTGCGGCTCTACCGCCTCGGAGCGGCGGCGCGCGAGGTCACGCTCGACGTGCACGGCCCCGGCTCGCTGCTGGGGGCGTCGGCGCTGCTTCCGGGCGAGCGGTACGGCATGTACGCCGAGGCGATGGACGACACCGAGTCGCTGATGCTGGGCCGCGAGACGCTGACCCGCCTCACCCGCGCGCACCCGGCGGTCGGGGTGGCCCTGACCGAGCAGATCACCCGCCAGACGCGCGGGGTGCAAGAAAGGCTTTCCGGCCTCGTCTTCATGGAGGTCTCGCAGCGCCTCGCGCTCGCCCTCCTCGCCCTCGCCGAGCGGGAGGGCACCTGGCCCGAGGGCGGCGTGCTGGCCCTGCGCGAGCGGGTCTCGCATCAGGACCTCGCCCACGTGGTCGGCAGCACCCGCGAGACGATCACCAAGCTCCTCGGCGACTTCCGGGCGCGCGGGCTGCTCGACCTGGGCTACCGCCGCATCATCCTCACCGACCGGGCGGGGCTGATCCACGCCTCGCGGGAGCCGCTGCGGTAG
- a CDS encoding metallophosphoesterase family protein has protein sequence MPLAALYDVHGNLPALEAVLDEVERVGARQVLIGGDVAYGPFVRETLDLLLALGDRAGWVRGNADRELVEFFDTGTTGASLPDDQRRALAWEAQRLDRSHRDFLAALPHRRRVEVEGLGPVLFCHGSPRSDEEIITRLTSEERLARLLAGVEERVVVCGHTHVPFDRVVGGVRVVNAGSVGMGYGPPGASWALLGPGVEVRHTGYDRERAAALFRRSGHPLGDTFAENVERPASAEEASTFFEELALRRERADVL, from the coding sequence ATGCCCCTCGCCGCCCTCTACGACGTACACGGCAACCTGCCTGCCCTGGAGGCCGTCCTCGACGAGGTGGAGAGGGTGGGGGCAAGGCAAGTCCTGATCGGCGGGGACGTGGCGTACGGGCCGTTCGTGCGTGAGACGCTCGACCTGCTGCTCGCCCTCGGGGACCGCGCCGGCTGGGTTCGCGGCAACGCCGACCGGGAACTGGTGGAGTTCTTCGACACGGGGACCACGGGGGCGTCATTGCCGGACGATCAGCGCCGGGCCCTCGCGTGGGAGGCTCAGAGGCTTGACCGCAGCCACCGCGACTTCCTCGCCGCCCTGCCCCACCGCCGCAGGGTGGAGGTCGAGGGGCTGGGCCCCGTGCTCTTCTGCCACGGTTCGCCCCGGAGTGACGAGGAGATCATCACCCGCCTGACCTCTGAGGAACGGCTGGCGCGCCTCCTGGCCGGGGTGGAGGAGAGGGTCGTCGTCTGCGGCCACACCCACGTCCCCTTCGACCGCGTGGTGGGCGGCGTGCGGGTGGTGAACGCGGGCAGTGTGGGGATGGGGTACGGGCCCCCCGGCGCCTCGTGGGCCCTCCTCGGCCCGGGGGTGGAGGTGCGGCACACGGGGTACGACCGGGAGCGGGCCGCCGCGCTTTTCCGGCGAAGCGGCCACCCCCTGGGCGACACCTTCGCGGAGAATGTGGAACGGCCCGCCTCGGCAGAGGAGGCGAGCACGTTCTTCGAGGAGTTGGCGTTGCGGCGGGAGCGTGCGGACGTCCTCTAG
- a CDS encoding WecB/TagA/CpsF family glycosyltransferase yields MTRPQPTAQPHPAERLTLLGLPLDVTDLEGTLDRLGEWMFRAPRSPHTVVTLNPEYIVQARGRPDLVAAVQEADLVTADGIGIVWAARQLHGREVPRAPGYDIVKGLMARHGPQLRVFFLGAKPGVAERAAQNAVRDYGIQVAGVHHGYFDLPEDRRVAELVGASGAHLVLTGMGGGRQETFNGYWRQVLGAPVIIGCGGVIDVFAGTADLAPTWTRRLGVEFLWRVGLDRKRWNRAPRLARFVQMVRAEKRRR; encoded by the coding sequence ATGACCCGACCCCAGCCCACCGCCCAGCCTCACCCGGCGGAGCGCCTCACCCTCCTTGGCCTCCCGCTCGACGTGACCGATCTGGAGGGAACGCTTGACCGCCTCGGCGAGTGGATGTTCCGTGCCCCCCGCTCGCCCCACACCGTCGTCACGCTCAATCCCGAGTACATCGTGCAGGCGCGGGGGCGACCCGACCTCGTGGCGGCGGTGCAGGAGGCCGACCTCGTGACGGCGGACGGCATCGGCATCGTGTGGGCCGCGCGGCAACTGCACGGGCGGGAGGTGCCCCGCGCCCCCGGCTACGACATCGTGAAGGGCCTGATGGCGCGGCACGGGCCACAGTTGCGCGTCTTCTTCCTGGGGGCCAAACCCGGCGTCGCCGAGAGAGCCGCGCAAAACGCCGTGCGGGACTACGGTATTCAGGTCGCGGGCGTCCACCACGGCTATTTCGACCTCCCCGAGGACCGGCGGGTCGCGGAACTCGTCGGCGCCTCGGGCGCGCACCTCGTCCTGACGGGGATGGGCGGCGGGCGGCAGGAGACCTTCAACGGGTACTGGCGGCAGGTCCTCGGCGCCCCCGTCATCATCGGCTGCGGCGGCGTGATCGACGTATTCGCCGGGACCGCCGACCTCGCCCCCACCTGGACCCGCAGGCTCGGCGTCGAGTTCCTGTGGCGGGTGGGCCTCGACCGCAAGCGCTGGAACCGCGCGCCACGGCTGGCCCGGTTCGTCCAGATGGTGCGGGCGGAGAAGAGGCGGCGGTAG
- the bshC gene encoding bacillithiol biosynthesis cysteine-adding enzyme BshC: MKGTRSIAAAYRAGDLPGFFRLRAGNLEAAREERRDVDRAALANALREYHRDLGTLDREVEATLTRLAHPASRVVVTGQQAGLLTGPAYSVHKGADAALLARHLDREDAPVVAVYWVASQDHDAAEVASTTLLDHAEELHRLTLDVPQGVPVGRVPWREEWTAQVLGLLDRFDTAPEYRAAVRSRVERALAGGGSYADVFARLIHGLLAPAGLLVLDPMHPALAALMAPTLARELERPLEGPALIEDAAERLSEAGFEPQLRRPAGATNLFVEEGDGQRRLLRFDGKRFSTETGTYTRDELLAVLHGDPTRLTPAAGLRPVVQDALLPTLAFVVGPGEIAYGAQLAGVYGLHGLGQPLLWPRLSVTWLEPNVARLLTRLGASAAEVQADPEGVLGRALARERGAGAASAERLAALDGELQALTEELGALDPTLAGAAERTRVRTTARIRHLQTLALHALARQEDDRTRQLKRLKRHLLPLGTPQEREMNFLTYLLKHGDTPLKKLLSLPPGVQAEVPIA; encoded by the coding sequence TTGAAGGGGACGAGGAGTATCGCGGCGGCGTACCGGGCGGGCGACCTGCCCGGCTTTTTCCGGCTGCGGGCAGGCAACCTGGAGGCGGCACGCGAGGAGCGGCGGGACGTGGACCGCGCGGCCCTGGCAAACGCCCTGCGTGAATACCACCGCGACCTGGGCACGCTGGACAGGGAGGTAGAGGCGACCCTCACCCGGCTCGCGCACCCCGCGTCGCGGGTGGTCGTGACGGGGCAGCAGGCGGGGCTCCTGACGGGCCCGGCGTACAGCGTGCACAAGGGGGCGGACGCGGCCCTCCTCGCCCGGCACCTCGACCGCGAGGACGCGCCCGTCGTCGCCGTCTACTGGGTCGCCAGCCAGGACCACGACGCGGCGGAGGTGGCCTCGACCACCCTCCTCGACCATGCGGAGGAACTGCACCGCCTCACCTTGGACGTGCCCCAGGGCGTGCCCGTGGGCCGGGTGCCCTGGCGGGAGGAGTGGACGGCGCAGGTCCTCGGGCTGCTGGACCGCTTCGACACGGCCCCCGAGTACCGCGCGGCGGTGCGCTCAAGGGTGGAGCGGGCGCTGGCAGGTGGAGGGAGCTACGCGGACGTGTTCGCGCGGCTGATCCACGGGCTGCTCGCTCCCGCTGGATTGCTCGTTCTCGATCCCATGCACCCGGCCTTGGCTGCCCTGATGGCCCCCACGCTCGCCCGCGAACTGGAGCGCCCGCTGGAAGGTCCCGCCCTGATCGAGGACGCGGCGGAACGGCTCTCGGAGGCGGGCTTCGAGCCACAACTGCGCCGTCCGGCAGGGGCCACGAACCTCTTTGTGGAGGAGGGGGACGGGCAGCGGAGGCTCCTGCGTTTCGACGGCAAGAGGTTTTCCACCGAGACGGGCACGTACACCCGCGACGAACTTCTCGCCGTCTTGCATGGCGATCCCACGCGGTTGACCCCGGCGGCGGGGCTGCGCCCGGTGGTGCAGGATGCGCTGCTGCCCACCCTCGCCTTCGTGGTGGGGCCGGGGGAGATCGCGTATGGAGCGCAGCTCGCCGGGGTGTACGGCCTCCACGGGCTCGGGCAGCCGCTGCTGTGGCCGCGCCTGAGCGTGACGTGGCTGGAGCCCAACGTGGCGCGGCTCCTCACCAGGCTGGGGGCGAGCGCCGCCGAGGTGCAGGCCGACCCGGAGGGGGTGTTGGGCCGGGCGCTCGCGCGGGAACGGGGGGCGGGGGCCGCCTCCGCCGAGCGCCTCGCCGCGCTGGACGGCGAATTACAGGCGCTGACGGAAGAACTCGGGGCGCTGGACCCCACCCTCGCCGGGGCCGCCGAACGCACCCGAGTGCGGACGACGGCGCGGATTCGTCACCTCCAGACCCTCGCCCTCCACGCCCTCGCCCGCCAGGAGGACGACCGGACGCGGCAGCTCAAGCGGTTGAAACGTCACCTGCTGCCGCTGGGCACCCCGCAGGAGCGCGAGATGAACTTCCTGACCTACCTCCTCAAGCACGGGGACACGCCGCTGAAGAAACTTCTGAGTCTTCCTCCTGGAGTACAGGCAGAAGTGCCCATCGCTTAG